A stretch of Buteo buteo chromosome 9, bButBut1.hap1.1, whole genome shotgun sequence DNA encodes these proteins:
- the NKAPD1 gene encoding uncharacterized protein NKAPD1 isoform X2 encodes MRSDGFDEEGHRADWKTKNSQFLDLVEDDLLRARSWNKKLYECEANMPDRWGHSGYKELYPEEFDTDSDQQEGDEQNAVNGKKKSHLGKQTAHESHKRKKTKKSHKKKQKKRSHKKRKKKKKEQGRTSSDSSQESECSEEETSSTQKGKHKRKKKSRKVPAREPTSSSGQESDFSRASSSTTSSSEDSESEEKKEKRPPKKRKKRQNSVSERHSEVPEKRSKRKNWKVAADEKSEDSSDED; translated from the exons ATGCGCAGTGATGGCTTTGATGAGGAGGGCCACAGGGCtgactggaaaacaaagaactCACAATTTCTTGACCTAGTCGAAGATGATCTCCTTAGGGCCCGATCCTGGAATAAAAAGCTATATGAATGTGAAGCCAACATGCCAGACAG gtGGGGTCACAGTGGTTATAAAGAGTTGTACCCTGAAGAATTTGATACGGATAG TGACCAGCAAGAAGGAGATGAACAAAATGCTGTCAATGGGAAGAAGAAATCTCATCTGGGAAAGCAAACTGCCCATGAGTCGCACAAacggaaaaaaacaaagaagtcacacaagaagaagcaaaaaaagcGATCGCACAAAAAgcgaaagaaaaagaaaaaggagcaggGGAGAACATCATCAGATTCTTCCCAGGAGAGTGAGTGCTCAGAAGAGGAGACTTCAAGCACCCAGAAAGGGAAACACAAGCGcaagaaaaagagcaggaaagtGCCTGCCAGGGAACCTACCTCTTCTTCTGGGCAGGAAAGTGACTTTTCTCGTGCAAGCAGCTCAACCACCAGCAGCTCTGAGGACAGTGaatctgaggagaaaaaagagaaacggcccccaaaaaagagaaagaaacgTCAGAATTCTGTGTCAGAGAGGCACAGTGAAGTACCAGAGAAGAGGAGCAAGAGGAAGAACTGGAAGGTGGCCGCTGATGAAAAATCGGAGGATAGCTCAGATGAGGACTGA
- the SDHD gene encoding succinate dehydrogenase [ubiquinone] cytochrome b small subunit, mitochondrial, with protein MAALVLLRAGLARPRGAQMALLGRSLGRRPAVLAAVADRSAPARQSHSPPQQGHGASKAASLHWTGERAVSVLLLGLLPAAYLYPGPAMDYSLAAALTLHGHWGLGQVITDYIHGDTSIKLANTGLYVLSAVTFAGLCYFNYYDVGICKAVAMLWSL; from the exons ATGGCGGCCTTGGTGCTGCTGCGGGCGGGGCTGGCGCGGCCCCGCGGCGCCCAGATGG CTCTCCTCGGGAGGAGCCTTGGCCGCCGCCCCGCGGTCCTGGCGGCCGTCGCCGATCGGAGCGCCCCGGCCCGGCAAAGCCACAGTCCGCCCCAGCAGGGCCACG GCGCTTCCAAGGCTGCGTCTTTGCACTGGACAGGTGAGCGAGCTGTCAGTGTCCTCTTGCTGGGTCTCCTTCCTGCAGCCTACCTGTATCCTGGACCAGCCATGGACTATTCACTGGCTGCAGCCCTCACTCTCCATGGCCACTG GGGTCTTGGACAGGTTATAACTGACTACATCCATGGAGATACATCCATTAAACTGGCCAATACAGGTCTGTACGTACTGTCGGCTGTTACCTTCGCTGGCCTCTGCTACTTTAACTATTATGATGTTGGTATCTGCAAGGCTGTTGCCATGCTGTGGAGCCTCTAA
- the TEX12 gene encoding testis-expressed protein 12: MTSNTQKSDENRSKRKKEMENEASENPLLSSLDKTDLASSEGSQSLCKPEPLEKVLNEMNKEIMNLLSKYAHILSERAAMDASYLRELDGILKETRTIENHLKQKRESLKQRFTVIANTLQS, translated from the exons ATGACAAGCAACACACAAAAATCTGATGAAAATAGAAGTAAACGTAAAAAAGAGATGGAG AATGAAGCTTCAGAAAATCCTCTGTTGTCGTCCCTTGACAAAACAGATTTGGCTTCTTCTGAAGGCTCGCAGTCCCTTTGCAAACCTGAACCActggaaaaagttttaaatg agaTGAACAAAGAAATTATGAACTTGTTATCAAAATATGCTCACATTTTAAG TGAGAGAGCAGCGATGGATGCTTCTTATCTCCGAGAACTTGATGGAATCTTAAAAGAAACGAGGACCATAGAAAACcacttaaaacagaaaagggagaGTCTGAAACAGAGATTCACTGTGATCGCAAATACTCTGCAAAGCTAA
- the IL18 gene encoding LOW QUALITY PROTEIN: interleukin-18 (The sequence of the model RefSeq protein was modified relative to this genomic sequence to represent the inferred CDS: inserted 2 bases in 1 codon), with translation MSGEEILVCAVQLGENFCLYFADDDGLECDAFCKEKILHRVLRNVNSQLLVVRPDLNMAAFEDVTDQEMKSGNGMHFNIHYYKTTTPSAGMPVAFSVQVEDKTYYMCCEKECGKMIVRFREGEVPKEIPGESNVIFFKKTFTSCSSRAFKFEYSLEQGMFLAFEEEGSLRKLILKKLSREDEVDETTKIXVSNFSQKESHNL, from the exons ATGAGTGGTGAAGAGATTCTTGTGTGTGCAGTACAACTTGGAGAAAATTTCTGCCTCTATTTTGCAG ATGACGATG GGCTAGAATGTGATGccttttgtaaggaaaaaattctcCACCGAGTCCTTCGAAATGTAAATAGCCAGTTGCTTGTGGTTCGACCAGATTTAAACATGGCAGCTTTTGAAGATGTGACGGATCAGGAGATGAAATCTG GCAATGGAATGCATTTCAACATTCACTACTACAAAACTACCACACCTTCAGCAGGGATGCCTGTTGCATTCAGTGTCCAGGTAGAAGATAAAACTTACTACATGTGTTGTGAGAAAGAATGTGGAAAAATGATAGTTCGATTTAGG GAAGGAGAAGTTCCCAAAGAAATTCCTGGTGAAAGCAATGTAATCTTTTTCAAAAAGACGTTTACATCTTGTAGCTCCAGAGCATTTAAGTTTGAATACTCACTAGAACAAGGAATGTTCTTGGCCTTTGAGGAAGAAGGCTccttaagaaaattaattctaaagaAATTGTCAAGAGAAGATGAAGTGGATGAAACCACGAAGAT TGTTTCTAACTTCAGTCAGAAAGAAAGTCACAACCTATAA
- the NKAPD1 gene encoding uncharacterized protein NKAPD1 isoform X1 produces the protein MSRVPVGKVLLRNVIRHTGAHNKIQEETEMWKIREWEKQTEETYWKRQSRMLSDTSSSRMRSDGFDEEGHRADWKTKNSQFLDLVEDDLLRARSWNKKLYECEANMPDRWGHSGYKELYPEEFDTDSDQQEGDEQNAVNGKKKSHLGKQTAHESHKRKKTKKSHKKKQKKRSHKKRKKKKKEQGRTSSDSSQESECSEEETSSTQKGKHKRKKKSRKVPAREPTSSSGQESDFSRASSSTTSSSEDSESEEKKEKRPPKKRKKRQNSVSERHSEVPEKRSKRKNWKVAADEKSEDSSDED, from the exons ATTCaggaagagacagaaatgtggaaaataagGGAGTGGGAGAAGCAGACAGAAGAGACTTACtggaaaaggcaaagcagaatGCTGTCGGACACCTCCAG cagccGGATGCGCAGTGATGGCTTTGATGAGGAGGGCCACAGGGCtgactggaaaacaaagaactCACAATTTCTTGACCTAGTCGAAGATGATCTCCTTAGGGCCCGATCCTGGAATAAAAAGCTATATGAATGTGAAGCCAACATGCCAGACAG gtGGGGTCACAGTGGTTATAAAGAGTTGTACCCTGAAGAATTTGATACGGATAG TGACCAGCAAGAAGGAGATGAACAAAATGCTGTCAATGGGAAGAAGAAATCTCATCTGGGAAAGCAAACTGCCCATGAGTCGCACAAacggaaaaaaacaaagaagtcacacaagaagaagcaaaaaaagcGATCGCACAAAAAgcgaaagaaaaagaaaaaggagcaggGGAGAACATCATCAGATTCTTCCCAGGAGAGTGAGTGCTCAGAAGAGGAGACTTCAAGCACCCAGAAAGGGAAACACAAGCGcaagaaaaagagcaggaaagtGCCTGCCAGGGAACCTACCTCTTCTTCTGGGCAGGAAAGTGACTTTTCTCGTGCAAGCAGCTCAACCACCAGCAGCTCTGAGGACAGTGaatctgaggagaaaaaagagaaacggcccccaaaaaagagaaagaaacgTCAGAATTCTGTGTCAGAGAGGCACAGTGAAGTACCAGAGAAGAGGAGCAAGAGGAAGAACTGGAAGGTGGCCGCTGATGAAAAATCGGAGGATAGCTCAGATGAGGACTGA